From Brassica oleracea var. oleracea cultivar TO1000 unplaced genomic scaffold, BOL UnpScaffold00285, whole genome shotgun sequence, the proteins below share one genomic window:
- the LOC106319561 gene encoding uncharacterized protein LOC106319561, translated as MASNKERLSDLETGLGMVQDEVARMNDNFTAKFRGMEESFRQMLSEAVSSMREGGSSAPRGDKPEDTPQPSMLVHRERVEGPNPLAPPALHRGIKLLFPKFQQGDPTSWISKAKQYFAYQEIPMERRVRFASYHLEEEANEWWQATSKTLEEEELWARFRPSAAEDFDEALSKIRQNGSLRDYQREFEKLQNKVTGWTQKALIGPYIGGVKDSISDSIRMFQPRTLKAKIELARMRDDQLQRARRYTNTPQRNVRTNNANPTPPEPGSATPKRLSWDEMKRKRSLGIEKEDDEIEIPPDTEEAEITLQSLTGWGSPKTIHTYTETQRRTLIALIDSGASHNFINDETAALLNLQLTPTKPFHVRVADGFPLQCDGVYRKVQTRVDGVNFPIDLFPIPLKGLDMVIGIQWLIQLGPTLCDWEAQTLQFTQAGETKTIRGLHPINIEQAQPEEIEKETKMGHTCFAVCFETESNDDGGSVLVAMQQLLRQYDYIFWVPANLPPPRDTEHRIVLKEGSDPVNVRPYRYAHFQKEEIEKQVRGMLESGRSWSEHTEHVKLVFDILQQQQLFVKHKKCEFGKDELEYLGHIISGAGVKVDQTKVQAMIDWPKPTTITELRGFLGVTGYYRKFIQNYGLIARPLTNLLKKGKFEWSPLADDAVDKLKTAMTTTPTLALPDFTKPLIIQTDASGDGIGEILTQEGRPIAYMSRSLGIAKQNWSTYAREMLAIVIAIRTWRPYLLGRRFTIQTDQCSLRFLLE; from the exons ATGGCAAGCAACAAGGAGAGGTTGTCAGACTTGGAAACAGGTCTGGGCATGGTGCAAGACGAGGTCGCCAGGATGAACGACAACTTCACTGCAAAATTTCGAGGCATGGAGGAATCCTTCAGACAGATGTTGTCGGAAGCGGTGTCAAGTATGCGAGAAGGCGGGTCCAGTGCGCCGAGAGGCGACAAGCCAGAAGATACACCCCAACCGTCAATGTTGGTGCACCGAGAGAGAGTTGAAGGTCCTAATCCCTTGGCTCCGCCGGCTCTACATCGTGGGATCAAGCTGCTCTTTCCCAAGTTTCAGCAGGGCGATCCAACGTCATGGATCAGCAAGGCCAAACAATACTTTGCCTACCAGGAAATACCAATGGAGCGGAGAGTAAGGTTTGCATCCTATCATTTGGAAGAGGAGGCTAACGAGTGGTGGCAGGCCACTTCCAAAACTCTCGAGGAGGAGGAATTGTGGGCACGATTCAGACCATCAGCTGCGGAGGACTTTGATGAAGCTCTGTCAAAAATCAGACAGAATGGAAGCTTGCGTGATTATCAACGAGAGTTCGAAAAACTACAAAACAAGGTAACTGGGTGGACTCAAAAAGCGCTCATTGGTCCCTACATTGGTGGTGTGAAGGACTCCATATCCGACAGTATTCGCATGTTCCAACCACGAACTCTCAAAGCCAAGATTGAGTTAGCTAGAATGAGGGATGATCAGTTGCAGAGGGCCAGGAGGTACACTAACACTCCTCAACGGAACGTTCGTACCAACAATGCTAACCCAACACCGCCAGAACCAGGGTCAGCGACACCAAAGCGACTGAGCTGGGATGAGATGAAACGCAAAAGGAGTCTCG GGATTGAAAAGGAAGATGATGAGATTGAGATCCCACCTGATACGGAGGAAGCAGAGATCACCCTACAGTCACTTACAGGATGGGGATCACCTAAGACCATCCACACTTACACAGAGACACAGCGGCGGACGTTGATCGCCTTGATTGATAGCGGCGCGAGCCACAATTTCATCAATGACGAGACTGCGGCTCTTCTCAACCTTCAACTGACCCCGACGAAGCCGTTTCACGTAAGGGTGGCTGACGGATTTCCATTGCAGTGTGACGGAGTTTATCGAAAGGTACAGACGAGGGTCGACGGTGTAAACTTTCCGATCGATTTATTTCCGATACCGCTCAAAGGACTCGACATGGTGATAGGGATCCAATGGCTCATACAACTTGGGCCGACATTGTGTGATTGGGAGGCCCAAACTCTCCAATTTACCCAGGCTGGAGAAACCAAAACGATTCGTGGGCTTCATCCAATCAACATTGAACAGGCCCAACCTGAGGAGATtgagaaggaaacaaagatgGGCCACACTTGCTTCGCTGTCTGTTTCGAAACGGAGAGTAATGATGACGGTGGCTCTGTTCTTGTTGCGATGCAGCAATTGCTACGCCAGTACGACTACATATTTTGGGTTCCGGCGAATCTGCCACCACCACGAGATACAGAGCATCGAATTGTGCTTAAGGAAGGGAGCGATCCGGTCAACGTGAGACCATATCGCTATGCTCACTTTCAGAAGGAGGAGATCGAGAAGCAGGTGCGCGGAATGCTCGAGTCCGG TCGTTCCTGGTCTGAACACACCGAACATGTCAAGCTGGTCTTCGATATCCTCCAACAACAACAGCTCTTCGTGAAGCATAAGAAGTGCGAATTCGGAAAAGATGAGCTAGAATATCTGGGGCACATTATATCTGGTGCTGGTGTCAAGGTTGATCAGACCAAAGTCCAAGCCATGATAGACTGGCCGAAACCAACCACCATCACTGAGTTGCGTGGGTTTCTTGGTGTTACGGGCTACTATCGAAAGTTTATCCAAAACTATGGACTCATTGCTCGGCCGCTGACGAACTTACTTAAAAAGGGTAAGTTTGAATGGAGTCCTTTGGCAGATGACGCTGTCGACAAACTCAAGACAGCCATGACTACAACACCAACGCTGGCCCTACCAGACTTCACGAAACCTTTAATTATACAAACGGACGCGTCAGGAGATGGTATTGGGGAAATTCTCACACAAGAAGGCAGACCGATCGCCTACATGAGTCGATCATTGGGGATAGCAAAGCAAAATTGGTCAACCTATGCGCGTGAGATGCTAGCCATTGTCATTGCGATACGCACATGGAGACCTTACCTCCTTGGTCGTCGATTCACCATCCAAACAGATCAATGCAGTCTCCGTTTCCTTCTTGAATAG
- the LOC106319550 gene encoding uncharacterized protein LOC106319550 has protein sequence MLRPRPPTRSDLSEGEEEIEEDSSEGEEEFEEDPSYVRYSSKNVDFREPIRPVKENRTGVFWEAEDFPFPPFSSPDEIYGKIKSALWERGFTNKLSIWVYLDDNKKGTWRDVLLGDKVWASRIYFLPGGDKASRRIRMANDIFFWARDFPYKRSKGIVFLFSDQFKDDAEYTEMLQNLVSVSCYVRSIIPTQDSNKPESPNWPGLLIDGGGGYWVDY, from the exons ATGTTACGTCCTCGTCCTCCTACTCGTAGCGATCTCTCTGAGGGCGAagaagagattgaagaagaTTCTTCCGAGGGTGAAGAAGAGTTTGAAGAAGATCCCTCCTATGTTCGCTACTCCTCCAAGAATGTAGATTTCCGCG AGCCTATAAGACCCGTCAAAGAGAATAGGACAGGCGTCTTCTGGGAGGCTGAAGATTTCCCATTCCCTCCTTTTTCCTCTCCTGATGAGATCTATGGCAAAATCAAATCAGCTCTTTGGGAAAGAGGTTTTACCAATAAGCTTTCAATCTGGGTCTATCTTGATGATAACAAGAAGGGGACTTGGAGGGATGTCCTTCTGGGTGACAAGGTGTGGGCTTCCAGAATCTACTTTCTCCCCGGAG gggATAAAGCCTCGAGACGTATTAGAATGgcaaatgacatttttttttgggcaagGGACTTTCCTTATAAAAGATCTAAAGGAATTGTGTTCCTCTTCTCAGATCAATTCAAAGATGATGCCGAGTACACCGAAATGCTTCAAAATCTCGTGAGCGTAAGTTGCTATGTTCGCTCAATAATTCCCACTCAGGACAGCAACAAACCAGAAAGTCCTAATTGGCCAGGATTGCTAATAGATGGAGGAGGAGGATACTGGGTTGATTACTAG